Proteins encoded by one window of Acidipropionibacterium virtanenii:
- a CDS encoding MFS transporter has protein sequence MSYTLIFGGLMVPLGALADRFGRRRTMLLGLGLLAAASLSTLLVTAVWQVIAIRAITGIAATMTAPGSMALAFPACSRLTSCASGR, from the coding sequence ATGTCGTACACGCTGATCTTCGGCGGACTCATGGTCCCGCTCGGTGCACTGGCCGACCGCTTCGGCCGGCGTCGCACGATGCTCCTCGGCCTGGGCCTGCTGGCTGCAGCCAGTCTGTCTACGCTGCTGGTGACGGCGGTCTGGCAGGTGATCGCCATCCGCGCGATCACCGGGATCGCCGCGACCATGACCGCCCCGGGCTCGATGGCGCTGGCCTTCCCCGCCTGTTCGAGACTGACGAGCTGCGCGTCCGGGCGATGA
- a CDS encoding PD-(D/E)XK motif protein, translating into MIKRSVPGQAYGLQYAVDRESHRHLLLPIDEDYAFKPIIGESLNLDERRDDGVRYLDLHCVSDGHRDVFAALADDIIRRLSADVISAPAEIQNALEEWRRLLRPAKEMSPEASRGLFGELVVLGWLARRNPQFAVDIWTGPKGDCHDFTTVNGDLEVKTSSKEGLIVDISSLRQLDVTDGHDLTLIRLNVVDSPDGQSIREKVNELVGLGVPQWPLFRKVRDAGLNVRDSHDSVRYAVSTDVSAWRVTPEFPGLRYGDLPTEWRDAITKVRYTLDLVSAPGRLDDQLDTVLDKVMSD; encoded by the coding sequence ATGATCAAGCGCTCCGTGCCAGGACAGGCGTACGGGCTCCAGTACGCCGTCGACCGGGAAAGCCATCGGCATCTCCTCCTGCCGATCGACGAGGACTACGCCTTCAAGCCGATCATCGGGGAGTCCCTCAACCTTGATGAGAGGAGGGACGACGGCGTCAGATACCTGGACCTGCACTGCGTCTCCGATGGTCACCGCGACGTGTTCGCGGCTCTTGCCGACGACATCATCAGACGGCTGTCGGCGGACGTGATCTCTGCGCCTGCCGAGATTCAGAACGCTCTTGAGGAATGGCGGCGTCTCCTCCGGCCGGCGAAGGAGATGAGCCCCGAGGCCAGCCGTGGGCTTTTCGGGGAGCTTGTCGTGCTGGGATGGCTGGCGCGTCGCAACCCCCAGTTCGCGGTGGACATCTGGACCGGTCCGAAAGGGGACTGCCACGATTTCACGACTGTGAACGGGGATCTCGAGGTGAAGACCTCGTCGAAGGAGGGACTCATCGTCGACATCTCGAGCCTTCGTCAACTGGATGTGACAGACGGTCATGACCTGACGCTGATCAGGCTCAACGTTGTCGACAGTCCCGACGGTCAGAGCATACGCGAGAAAGTCAATGAGCTGGTCGGGCTCGGCGTCCCGCAGTGGCCTCTGTTCCGGAAGGTGAGGGATGCGGGGCTCAATGTCAGAGACAGTCACGATTCTGTGAGATACGCGGTATCCACGGACGTCTCCGCGTGGAGGGTCACGCCAGAGTTCCCAGGACTGAGGTATGGCGATCTGCCCACTGAGTGGCGCGATGCCATCACGAAGGTGCGGTACACACTCGACCTGGTGTCCGCGCCCGGCCGGCTGGACGATCAACTCGATACGGTTCTGGACAAGGTGATGAGCGACTGA
- a CDS encoding DUF6339 family protein — MLIPRLRSSEAMKEFSTHARALSEGGDPSDFVDTDDLGVANPTGGSAPTRQQVKQWREEIVSRLAGLDLSTLDGRQRHGLVLGRAIAEVINPCRADAAHDGVWSYLSLRVFPDVVHGRWPGERSQGSVKLPVDRWIGGSGNRDRNYLKLAWRRWILLGDIMQTASPLFGEDEFGALLERSAVARNKPLVREVAKVVLEYGPDQPGGRSEFARKFMKLVCMKTGSLYLDILSGDEIRDFVQQEAAGVVRSKARRAVG; from the coding sequence ATGCTCATTCCGCGGCTGAGGTCTTCAGAGGCTATGAAGGAATTCTCAACGCATGCGAGGGCCTTGAGCGAGGGTGGCGACCCATCGGATTTCGTCGACACCGACGACCTCGGTGTCGCCAACCCGACTGGTGGTTCCGCACCGACACGGCAGCAGGTCAAGCAGTGGCGTGAGGAGATCGTCTCGCGCCTGGCTGGTCTTGATCTCTCCACGCTCGACGGGCGTCAGCGCCATGGCCTGGTTCTGGGACGCGCCATTGCCGAAGTGATCAATCCGTGTAGGGCGGATGCAGCTCACGACGGTGTCTGGTCCTACTTGTCGTTACGGGTCTTCCCAGATGTCGTCCACGGTCGCTGGCCGGGGGAGAGGTCGCAGGGAAGCGTGAAACTCCCCGTGGATCGCTGGATCGGAGGGTCCGGGAACCGTGACCGGAACTATCTGAAGCTTGCCTGGAGGCGCTGGATTCTGCTCGGCGACATCATGCAGACCGCCTCGCCATTGTTCGGTGAGGACGAGTTCGGGGCACTGCTCGAGCGCAGCGCTGTGGCCAGGAACAAGCCGCTGGTTCGCGAGGTAGCGAAGGTCGTCCTCGAGTACGGTCCCGACCAGCCGGGTGGAAGGTCGGAATTCGCACGGAAATTCATGAAGCTGGTCTGTATGAAGACAGGATCGTTGTACCTCGACATCCTCTCCGGGGACGAGATCCGCGACTTCGTGCAACAGGAGGCCGCCGGGGTGGTGCGCTCCAAGGCGCGTCGCGCCGTGGGGTGA
- a CDS encoding very short patch repair endonuclease — protein sequence METQRRKDTAPEVALRKILFAEGLRYRVNYKVPGAPHRTIDIAFPGRRVAVFIDGCFWHGCPEHGVAPKHNSQWWATKLAKNRQRDIETTALLKSQGWTVLRFWEHEDLDEETARVKSVIANR from the coding sequence ATGGAGACGCAGCGACGCAAGGACACTGCGCCGGAAGTCGCGCTGAGGAAGATCCTGTTCGCAGAAGGTCTGCGCTACCGGGTCAATTACAAGGTGCCCGGCGCTCCGCACAGGACAATTGACATCGCCTTTCCCGGCCGGAGGGTCGCTGTGTTCATCGACGGATGCTTCTGGCACGGCTGCCCAGAGCACGGCGTTGCGCCCAAACACAACAGTCAGTGGTGGGCGACGAAGTTGGCGAAGAACCGCCAGCGTGACATCGAGACGACGGCGCTTCTGAAGAGCCAGGGGTGGACGGTCCTGCGGTTCTGGGAGCACGAGGATCTGGACGAGGAGACGGCTCGGGTCAAAAGCGTCATAGCGAACCGATAG
- a CDS encoding MFS transporter → MNVISTVGLVGMAIGPVAGGFLLAVAPWQMLLGINTPIAIFALIGIRTGIPADRPEDLHRAPIDITGAVLGTMTVIVVLLAPTLFTETGTTSVWPWAALASAGIAGALFVLRECRAPHPMIDLRLVARPLVAGGLLFKAAGSLAIGSLGYLVTLHLQLADGWTPGRAALGMLPQVVVLIAGGVLIRPLIARTGMTRAAWYSSAVIVAGLAVYGLLGTHGYAWIAVALMLVATGMRVVGVVAGTNVMRGLPDDRTTIGAALADTAGQVGTSVGLALAGTLLTALFTGTLTGGNWDAHQYAQFDTAVTGAGIALTVVASLLVIAGIRLSRDRAGL, encoded by the coding sequence ATGAACGTCATCTCCACGGTCGGGCTCGTCGGCATGGCCATCGGCCCGGTCGCCGGGGGATTCCTGCTGGCTGTCGCCCCATGGCAGATGCTCCTGGGGATCAATACGCCGATCGCGATCTTCGCCCTGATCGGCATCCGCACCGGCATCCCCGCCGACCGCCCGGAGGACCTCCACCGTGCTCCCATCGACATCACCGGGGCAGTGCTGGGCACCATGACCGTGATCGTCGTCCTGCTCGCCCCGACGCTGTTCACCGAGACCGGCACCACATCGGTCTGGCCGTGGGCGGCACTCGCCAGCGCCGGGATCGCCGGGGCGCTGTTCGTCCTGCGCGAGTGCCGCGCCCCGCACCCCATGATCGACCTGCGCCTGGTCGCCCGCCCGCTGGTCGCCGGCGGGCTCTTGTTCAAGGCGGCAGGCTCCCTGGCGATCGGATCGCTCGGATACCTCGTGACGCTGCACCTGCAACTCGCCGACGGATGGACCCCCGGGCGGGCCGCCCTGGGCATGCTGCCGCAGGTCGTCGTGCTCATCGCGGGCGGGGTTCTGATCCGTCCGTTGATCGCCCGCACCGGGATGACGAGGGCCGCGTGGTATTCATCGGCCGTGATCGTCGCGGGACTCGCCGTCTACGGCCTGCTCGGCACACACGGCTATGCCTGGATCGCCGTCGCGCTCATGCTCGTCGCCACCGGGATGCGCGTCGTCGGGGTCGTCGCCGGTACGAACGTCATGCGCGGACTGCCCGACGACCGCACCACCATCGGAGCTGCCCTCGCCGACACCGCAGGACAGGTCGGTACCTCCGTCGGGCTGGCTCTCGCGGGCACCCTCCTGACCGCACTGTTCACCGGCACTCTGACCGGCGGGAACTGGGACGCCCACCAGTACGCCCAGTTCGACACCGCCGTCACCGGCGCCGGGATCGCCCTGACCGTCGTCGCCTCGCTTCTCGTCATCGCAGGAATCAGACTCTCCCGCGACCGCGCAGGACTGTGA
- a CDS encoding DNA cytosine methyltransferase, which produces MKGRGSVSTIGVKTVRSSYLSFDEDGRPDAASVTGFGRWCREHADRGEDLAVDLFAGAGGLSLGLEEAGWTVAASVDHYQAALETHRHNFGGLALDWDLGDEDVQKEFVDLFRKNDVTVDLVAGGPPCQPFSRAGRAKIRSLVDAGERAQIDPRKELWRGFLSVAQGLRPRAILMENVPDMGLGDDFEVIRRIAETLEEDGYETSINLANAWQFGVPQHRQRMILLARRDGKVMRWPDAQKPLKLRDVLGDLPNLNGGVGRRKMSYTTTPKTPFENLMREGSDGVLYDHMTRAVRNDDLEVFKRLKKGMLYSEIPRELRRYKVNSFTDKYHRLDVDGLSRSITAHIAKDGYWYIHPWEDRTLTVREAARIQTFPDRFRFAGTRSDAFKQIGNAVPPLLGKAAASALSKCLPERTTCGSTIAKEMLLKWGMRQAQGIFEPWFPGPRMTDLVALAMALQTRCYTSDENLCHAARPLLGRKTLTPELLQECVYAATTVGQKRQLGKLLRLCGPENRDQLDKMVDELGDAEREVFDLLKGKDVLMRRPAPVRAAARILGTDSDKRNRGTNGLVDLANLVGSGSAASIRVAALRLIGKDISRSGSQDSESCLLDDFRSFAEQELQNRAGERQLRLVAG; this is translated from the coding sequence ATGAAGGGAAGAGGCTCGGTGTCGACCATTGGGGTGAAGACCGTGAGGAGTTCCTACCTCAGTTTTGATGAGGACGGGCGTCCAGACGCGGCCTCCGTCACTGGTTTCGGCAGATGGTGCCGAGAACATGCCGACCGGGGCGAGGACCTTGCAGTCGATCTCTTCGCGGGAGCCGGCGGGCTGAGCCTTGGGCTGGAGGAGGCGGGGTGGACAGTCGCCGCGTCCGTGGATCATTATCAGGCGGCTCTTGAGACCCATCGTCACAACTTCGGTGGGCTCGCGCTCGACTGGGACCTCGGTGACGAGGACGTCCAGAAAGAGTTTGTGGACCTTTTCAGGAAGAACGACGTGACAGTTGATTTGGTCGCAGGAGGCCCGCCCTGCCAGCCGTTCAGTCGTGCCGGCCGGGCGAAGATCCGTAGCTTGGTGGATGCGGGTGAGAGAGCGCAGATCGACCCGCGCAAGGAACTATGGAGAGGTTTCCTATCGGTAGCACAAGGATTGAGACCCCGCGCGATTCTCATGGAGAACGTGCCTGATATGGGTCTTGGTGACGATTTTGAAGTCATACGACGTATTGCGGAAACTCTCGAGGAAGATGGTTACGAGACCAGCATCAACTTGGCCAATGCGTGGCAGTTCGGCGTGCCCCAGCACCGGCAGCGGATGATCCTGCTCGCACGCAGGGATGGCAAGGTGATGCGCTGGCCCGATGCCCAGAAGCCTCTGAAGCTCAGGGATGTGCTCGGAGATCTGCCAAACCTCAACGGTGGGGTTGGACGGCGGAAGATGTCGTACACAACAACCCCGAAGACTCCGTTTGAGAATCTGATGCGTGAGGGATCCGACGGCGTCCTCTATGATCACATGACCAGGGCTGTCCGGAATGACGACCTAGAAGTCTTCAAAAGATTGAAAAAAGGGATGCTCTATTCGGAGATCCCGAGGGAACTGCGTCGCTACAAAGTTAACAGTTTCACTGACAAGTATCACCGTCTGGACGTGGACGGGCTCAGCAGGTCTATCACAGCGCACATCGCCAAGGACGGGTACTGGTACATCCATCCGTGGGAGGATCGGACGCTGACCGTCCGCGAGGCTGCCCGGATTCAGACCTTCCCTGACCGTTTCAGGTTCGCGGGGACCCGGTCGGACGCCTTCAAGCAGATTGGCAATGCGGTCCCGCCGCTGCTGGGCAAAGCCGCTGCAAGTGCCTTGTCGAAGTGCCTGCCTGAGCGCACCACTTGTGGCAGCACGATAGCCAAGGAGATGCTGCTGAAGTGGGGCATGCGGCAGGCCCAAGGAATATTCGAGCCCTGGTTCCCAGGGCCCAGGATGACGGATCTGGTGGCACTGGCGATGGCGCTCCAGACACGGTGCTACACGAGTGACGAGAACTTGTGTCATGCAGCCAGGCCGCTGCTCGGCAGAAAGACGCTCACACCTGAGCTGTTGCAGGAGTGCGTCTATGCAGCGACGACTGTCGGCCAGAAGAGACAATTGGGGAAGCTTCTCAGACTGTGCGGTCCAGAGAACAGAGATCAGCTTGACAAGATGGTCGATGAGTTGGGCGATGCTGAGAGGGAGGTGTTCGACCTCCTTAAAGGAAAGGATGTGCTGATGCGTCGCCCGGCGCCTGTCCGTGCCGCGGCTCGCATTCTTGGAACAGACTCCGACAAAAGGAATCGTGGGACGAACGGGCTGGTCGATCTTGCCAACCTTGTCGGGTCCGGCTCTGCAGCCTCTATCAGGGTCGCGGCCCTCCGACTGATCGGGAAGGACATCAGCAGATCAGGTTCCCAGGACAGTGAGAGCTGCCTGTTGGATGACTTCCGCAGTTTCGCTGAGCAGGAACTCCAGAACAGAGCTGGAGAACGCCAGTTGCGGCTGGTTGCGGGCTGA
- a CDS encoding ATP-dependent Clp protease ATP-binding subunit, whose translation MFERFTDRARRVVVLAQDEAKALNHNYIGTEHLLLGLISEGEGVAAKALESLDISLEAVRAQVEEIIGHGNNTPTGHIPFTPRAKKVLELSLREALQMNHSYIGTEHILLGLIREGEGVAAQVLIRLGADLNTVRNTVLQLLQGFQGNDKEAATAGAPDVGPSQSNATVLDQFGRNLTQAAKEGELDPVIGRETEIERVMTVLSRRTKNNPVLIGEPGVGKSACVEGLAQAIVRGDVPETLRGKQIYSLDLGSMVAGSRYRGDFEERMKKVLKEIKNRGDIVLFIDEIHTLVGAGAAEGAIDAASILKPMLARGELQTVGATTLDEYRKHIEKDAALERRFQPIQVAEPSVPLTIEILKGLRDKYEAHHKITITDEAIAAAANLSARYVQDRFLPDKAIDLIDEAGARMRIRRMTAPPDLREIDDKIAQVRIDKESAIDAQDFERAAGLRDDEKKLISEREAKEEEWKAGDSSVPAVVGEEEIAEVLSSSTGIPVFKLTEEESERLLHMEDEIGKRYVGQTDAVKALSRSIRRTRAGLKDPKRPMGSFIFAGPSGVGKTELTKALTEFLFGDEDALITLDMSEYSEKHTASRMFGSPPGFVGYEEGGQLTEKVRRKPFSVILFDEIEKAHPDIFNSLLQILDEGRLTDAQGRVVDFKNTVIVLTTNLGTRDISKSVNLGFSKAGDEESSYERMKAKVTEELKGHFRPEFLNRLDEIIVFHQLSHDDVLRIVDLMVGELEDRLADKDMSVEVTPAAKQLLADRGFDPLMGARPLRRTIQRDVEDVLAEKILFGEVKPGQIVLVDVAPEGSEQPFTFTGTAREELPDEVPAELTSGGSESDAS comes from the coding sequence ATGTTCGAACGGTTCACAGACCGGGCGCGTCGGGTCGTCGTCCTGGCCCAGGACGAGGCCAAGGCCCTGAACCACAATTACATCGGTACTGAGCACCTCCTGCTGGGACTCATCAGCGAGGGGGAGGGAGTGGCCGCCAAGGCCCTCGAGTCCCTCGACATCTCCCTCGAGGCTGTTCGAGCCCAGGTGGAGGAGATCATCGGTCACGGCAACAACACGCCGACCGGCCATATCCCGTTCACCCCGCGAGCCAAGAAGGTTCTGGAGCTGAGTCTGCGTGAGGCCCTGCAGATGAACCACTCGTACATCGGCACCGAGCACATCCTGCTCGGGCTGATCCGCGAGGGCGAGGGGGTGGCGGCCCAGGTGCTGATCCGGCTGGGCGCCGATCTCAACACGGTGCGCAACACCGTGCTGCAGCTGCTGCAGGGGTTCCAGGGCAACGACAAGGAGGCCGCTACCGCCGGCGCTCCCGACGTCGGGCCCTCCCAGTCCAATGCGACGGTGCTCGACCAGTTCGGTCGCAACCTGACCCAGGCCGCGAAGGAGGGCGAGCTCGATCCGGTGATCGGCCGCGAGACCGAGATCGAGCGGGTGATGACGGTCCTGAGCCGTCGTACCAAGAACAACCCCGTCCTGATCGGCGAGCCCGGCGTCGGCAAGTCGGCGTGCGTCGAGGGGCTGGCCCAGGCGATCGTGCGCGGCGACGTCCCCGAGACGCTGCGCGGCAAGCAGATCTACAGTCTCGATCTCGGTTCGATGGTGGCGGGCTCCCGCTACCGCGGCGACTTCGAGGAGAGGATGAAGAAGGTCCTCAAGGAGATCAAGAACCGCGGCGACATCGTCCTGTTCATCGACGAGATCCACACCCTGGTGGGTGCGGGTGCCGCCGAGGGGGCCATCGACGCCGCCAGCATCCTCAAGCCGATGCTGGCCCGCGGCGAGTTGCAGACCGTCGGTGCCACGACTCTCGACGAGTACCGCAAGCACATCGAGAAGGACGCCGCCCTGGAGCGCCGGTTCCAGCCGATCCAGGTGGCCGAGCCCTCGGTGCCGCTGACCATCGAGATCCTCAAGGGGCTGCGCGACAAGTACGAGGCGCACCACAAGATCACCATCACCGACGAGGCCATCGCGGCCGCGGCGAACCTGTCGGCCCGCTACGTGCAGGATCGCTTCCTGCCCGACAAGGCCATCGATCTGATCGACGAGGCCGGGGCCCGGATGCGGATCCGTCGGATGACGGCGCCGCCGGACCTGCGCGAGATCGACGACAAGATCGCCCAGGTGCGCATCGACAAGGAGTCGGCGATCGACGCTCAGGACTTCGAGCGCGCCGCCGGTCTGCGCGATGACGAGAAGAAGCTCATCTCCGAGCGCGAGGCCAAGGAGGAGGAGTGGAAGGCAGGTGATTCCTCGGTGCCGGCAGTGGTCGGCGAGGAGGAGATCGCCGAGGTGCTCTCCAGCTCCACCGGCATTCCGGTCTTCAAGCTCACCGAGGAGGAGTCCGAGCGGCTGCTCCACATGGAGGATGAGATCGGCAAGCGGTACGTCGGCCAGACCGACGCCGTCAAGGCGCTGTCGCGGTCGATCCGCCGTACCCGTGCTGGCCTGAAGGATCCGAAGCGTCCGATGGGCTCGTTCATCTTCGCCGGGCCTTCGGGCGTCGGCAAGACCGAGCTCACCAAGGCGCTCACCGAGTTCCTGTTCGGCGACGAGGACGCCCTCATCACGCTGGACATGTCGGAGTACTCCGAGAAGCACACGGCGTCGCGGATGTTCGGATCCCCGCCAGGCTTCGTCGGGTACGAGGAGGGCGGGCAGCTCACCGAGAAGGTGCGCCGCAAGCCGTTCTCGGTGATCCTCTTCGACGAGATCGAGAAGGCTCACCCCGACATCTTCAACTCGCTGCTGCAGATCCTCGACGAGGGGCGTCTGACCGATGCCCAGGGCCGCGTGGTGGACTTCAAGAACACGGTCATCGTGCTCACCACCAACCTCGGCACCCGCGACATCTCCAAGAGCGTCAACCTCGGCTTCTCGAAGGCCGGGGACGAGGAGTCCAGCTACGAGAGGATGAAGGCCAAGGTGACCGAGGAGCTGAAGGGGCACTTCCGTCCCGAGTTCCTCAACCGTCTCGACGAGATCATCGTCTTCCACCAGCTGAGCCACGACGACGTCCTGCGGATTGTCGACCTGATGGTCGGCGAGCTGGAGGATCGCCTGGCGGACAAGGACATGAGCGTCGAGGTGACGCCGGCCGCCAAGCAGCTGCTGGCCGATCGGGGCTTCGACCCGCTGATGGGCGCCCGGCCGCTGCGCCGGACGATCCAGCGCGACGTCGAGGACGTGCTCGCCGAGAAGATCCTCTTCGGGGAGGTGAAGCCGGGACAGATCGTCCTGGTGGACGTCGCCCCGGAGGGCTCGGAGCAGCCCTTCACCTTCACCGGGACGGCCCGCGAGGAGCTCCCCGACGAGGTGCCGGCCGAGTTGACCAGCGGCGGTTCGGAGAGCGACGCCTCCTGA
- a CDS encoding Z1 domain-containing protein — protein sequence MSDSEDAVPGEGMAELIRDELGRIVEAKRVPYPEAAERFLQMHRTVRRDHVEWVLTELAAEERSDLVIPRAVIDGSRYRSSSLSSLVHPPTTECWDRYFDQLTRKDAPGLDELERTTYDVARLLADPNEYGARRKGLVMGNVQSGKTRHFAGVVARAMDAGYRFVIVLSGINNNLREQTQSRLDHDLFIDPEAWKPLTFVGDQDFNKDPNLQATFGRKSLLWGCAVVKKNKTRLENLRWSLSQMPIEARRRCPILIIDDEADQATPNSQADKEKISEINKKLREIWNLVSVGSYVAYTATPFANVLMDPDDGEDLFPSDFVYSLEPGTGYFGAERVFGLASTDPDHPGLDEDGLDMVRAVTDADGLKPPSKPDIRAEFDPDLPGTLVDAVEWFIVASAIRRVRGQRDHSSMLVHTTHYTAPHFAMQSRLVDLCAEMEQQVRRGDLTRFKESWEQESGRVVSAEVEGVPEWEAVRQQIPGILRDVEVIVDNGRSADRLNYDDDHPRTVIAVGGGTLARGLTLEGLVVSYFTRTSNAYDTLMQMGRWFGYRTGYDDLPRIWLTKGLDQDYAFLARVENDLRDEIRSIRGSEYTPAEVGLKVRTHPGRLEITGAGKMHNAWLVQVGMSGVRLQTFLMDGRPDVTAHNKLAADVMVRDAQFEPLRKGMAAMIARGVDNDAVRGFLKSFRYQEDLKTFTRADRAAAMDDWMAKYAAGSSWNVVLMGNPTDGAVEQYGEFGLGGVTVAKLARTPLKAGAEPAKLDFKAVMSPMDRIVDIDPSVYPDQAPDDEGDKIAIRRRFGNRKGLLVLYPLSNRAVATDGTPDKPSRRADMPMDAGEDLVAFGIVFPDVDGEGRLDDSFVSVRPLVEPTSPEDEEDVLEGVEE from the coding sequence ATGAGTGATAGCGAAGACGCTGTTCCTGGTGAGGGCATGGCAGAGCTGATCCGGGACGAACTCGGGAGGATCGTCGAGGCCAAGCGAGTGCCATACCCAGAGGCCGCCGAGAGATTCCTGCAGATGCACCGGACTGTTCGACGTGACCACGTCGAATGGGTGTTGACTGAACTGGCTGCCGAGGAGCGCTCTGACCTTGTCATCCCTCGAGCGGTGATCGACGGGAGCCGGTACCGAAGCTCCAGCCTTTCCTCTCTGGTGCATCCGCCGACCACCGAGTGCTGGGACCGGTATTTCGATCAGCTGACGCGCAAGGATGCGCCCGGGCTGGACGAGTTGGAGCGCACAACCTACGACGTGGCGAGGCTGCTGGCCGACCCGAACGAGTACGGTGCCCGGCGCAAGGGCTTGGTGATGGGCAATGTGCAGTCCGGGAAGACACGCCACTTCGCCGGGGTGGTCGCACGGGCGATGGATGCCGGATACCGCTTCGTCATCGTGCTCTCCGGCATCAATAACAACCTCCGGGAGCAGACGCAGAGCAGGTTGGATCACGATCTCTTCATTGACCCTGAGGCGTGGAAGCCCCTGACTTTCGTCGGCGACCAGGACTTCAACAAGGACCCGAATCTCCAGGCGACCTTCGGGAGGAAGAGCCTGCTCTGGGGCTGTGCGGTGGTCAAGAAGAACAAGACCCGACTTGAGAATCTCCGGTGGAGCCTCAGCCAGATGCCGATTGAGGCCCGTCGGCGCTGTCCGATCCTCATCATCGATGACGAGGCAGATCAGGCCACGCCCAACTCCCAGGCCGACAAGGAGAAGATCTCCGAGATCAACAAGAAGCTCCGCGAGATCTGGAATCTGGTGTCTGTCGGGTCCTATGTGGCCTACACCGCCACTCCTTTCGCCAATGTGCTGATGGACCCGGATGACGGCGAGGATCTCTTCCCGTCCGACTTCGTCTACAGCCTTGAGCCAGGGACCGGCTATTTCGGTGCTGAGCGAGTGTTCGGTCTGGCGAGCACCGACCCCGATCATCCTGGCCTTGACGAGGACGGGCTCGACATGGTGCGGGCCGTGACGGACGCCGATGGTCTCAAGCCGCCGTCGAAGCCCGACATTCGCGCGGAGTTCGACCCGGACCTGCCCGGCACCTTGGTGGACGCGGTCGAGTGGTTCATCGTCGCGTCCGCGATTCGCCGTGTGAGGGGTCAACGGGACCATTCATCCATGCTGGTCCACACCACCCATTACACGGCTCCGCATTTTGCGATGCAGTCCCGGCTCGTTGATCTCTGCGCAGAGATGGAGCAGCAGGTCCGGCGAGGAGATCTGACGAGGTTCAAGGAGTCCTGGGAACAGGAGTCAGGGCGTGTCGTGAGCGCCGAGGTGGAGGGTGTGCCGGAGTGGGAGGCGGTGCGCCAGCAGATTCCCGGTATTCTCCGAGATGTCGAGGTCATCGTCGACAACGGGCGTTCCGCGGACCGGCTCAACTATGACGACGATCATCCTCGTACTGTCATCGCTGTGGGTGGCGGCACGCTGGCCCGTGGCCTGACACTCGAAGGACTTGTCGTCTCCTACTTCACCAGGACGAGCAACGCCTACGACACGCTCATGCAGATGGGTCGGTGGTTCGGCTACCGGACGGGATATGACGACCTACCCAGGATCTGGTTGACCAAGGGGCTGGATCAGGATTACGCATTCCTGGCCAGGGTGGAGAACGACCTACGTGACGAGATCAGATCCATCAGAGGGTCGGAGTACACGCCGGCCGAGGTCGGTCTCAAGGTGAGGACGCATCCCGGTCGCCTCGAGATCACCGGCGCGGGCAAGATGCACAACGCTTGGCTGGTGCAGGTGGGGATGAGCGGAGTACGTCTCCAGACCTTCCTGATGGATGGTAGACCCGACGTCACAGCGCACAACAAGCTGGCCGCGGATGTCATGGTGAGGGACGCTCAGTTCGAGCCGTTGCGCAAGGGGATGGCCGCGATGATCGCACGAGGAGTGGACAACGATGCTGTCCGCGGGTTCCTGAAGTCCTTCCGCTATCAGGAAGATCTCAAGACATTCACGAGGGCGGACCGTGCTGCCGCGATGGATGACTGGATGGCGAAGTATGCGGCCGGCTCCAGTTGGAACGTCGTGCTGATGGGCAATCCGACGGACGGGGCAGTCGAGCAGTACGGCGAGTTCGGCTTGGGAGGGGTCACGGTTGCCAAGCTGGCCCGTACACCCCTCAAGGCGGGGGCGGAGCCGGCGAAGCTCGATTTCAAGGCTGTGATGTCCCCGATGGACAGGATCGTCGATATCGACCCCTCGGTCTACCCGGATCAGGCCCCCGACGATGAGGGCGACAAGATCGCGATCAGACGGAGATTCGGGAACCGCAAGGGTCTCCTCGTGCTGTACCCGCTGAGTAATCGGGCCGTGGCCACGGACGGGACTCCGGATAAACCGAGTCGCCGAGCCGATATGCCGATGGACGCGGGCGAGGATCTTGTGGCGTTCGGGATCGTGTTCCCGGACGTCGACGGTGAAGGTCGTCTCGATGACTCCTTCGTGTCTGTGAGGCCATTGGTTGAACCCACCTCGCCTGAGGACGAGGAGGACGTTCTGGAGGGGGTGGAGGAGTGA